A genomic region of Miscanthus floridulus cultivar M001 chromosome 3, ASM1932011v1, whole genome shotgun sequence contains the following coding sequences:
- the LOC136547056 gene encoding GDSL esterase/lipase At5g03610-like, which translates to MKPLAAIIIPVLVLLLVAMNAAHVESRRSGMMYQLYVFGDSYADTGNLPKSNLSRESRQWYKPYGTSSPSGRFSNRFVQSDFVASWLGHHEAPQTFRLRNRNDITRFGMNFAVAGSGVLEVPEKVATLSKQVDNFEGLIKDRTFPPWRLRFSLALIAISGNDYARIANMSSSNDTLALIETVTTGIAKEVQRLQDLGMNRILVNNMHPLGCTPFRTRPNSYTHCDDVANAVAATHNKLLAEKLGNYRGNVMLLDLNTAFSRVVHPNPNATGSDDETLAKTFKNKLRPSCESFDPKGYCGQEDENGSPQYSVTDDLSKDMFSNFYWDDVHPTHTGWFVAMMQLEEEAKAFLDLKN; encoded by the exons ATGAAGCCTTTGGCAGCCATCATCATTcctgtcctcgtcctcctcctagtCGCCATGAATG CTGCGCATGTGGAGTCGCGTCGGAGCGGAATGATGTACCAGTTGTACGTCTTCGGAGATTCGTACGCCGACACCGGGAACCTGCCCAAATCAAATCTGAGTCGTGAGTCGCGTCAATGGTACAAGCCCTACGGCACCTCGAGTCCAAGCGGCCGCTTCTCAAACAGATTCGTCCAATCTGATTTCGTCG CTTCGTGGCTAGGGCATCATGAAGCCCCTCAGACTTTCAGGCTCAGAAACAGAAACGACATCACGCGGTTTGGCATGAACTTCGCCGTGGCCGGCTCCGGCGTGCTTGAGGTGCCCGAGAAGGTCGCGACCCTCAGCAAGCAGGTCGACAACTTTGAGGGCCTGATCAAGGACCGCACCTTCCCGCCATGGCGCCTGAGGTTCTCCCTCGCGCTCATCGCCATCTCCGGCAACGACTACGCCCGCATCGCCAACATGAGCTCCTCCAACGAC ACGTTGGCTTTGATCGAGACCGTGACGACGGGGATCGCCAAGGAGGTGCAGCGGCTGCAGGATCTCGGGATGAACAGGATCCTCGTCAACAACATGCACCCGCTCGGCTGCACGCCGTTCCGGACCAGGCCCAACAGCTACACCCACTGCGACGACGTCGCCAACGCGGTCGCGGCCACCCACAACAAGCTTCTCGCGGAAAAGCTGGGCAACTACCGTGGAAACGTCATGCTCCTCGACCTCAACACGGCCTTCTCCAGGGTCGTCCATCCCAATCCCA ATGCAACGGGAAGTGATGACGAGACTCTGGCTAAGACGTTCAAGAACAAGCTGAGGCCGAGCTGCGAGAGCTTTGATCCCAAGGGCTACTGCGGGCAGGAGGACGAGAATGGCTCTCCTCAGTACAGCGTCACCGACGACCTTAGCAAAGATATGTTCAGCAACTTCTACTGGGATGATGTACACCCCACCCATACCGGTTGGTTCGTCGCCATGATGCAGCTGGAGGAGGAAGCCAAGGCTTTCCTAGATCTTAAAAATTAG
- the LOC136544481 gene encoding uncharacterized protein — protein MSTSKEVSLELLLLDGSNYTSWSASMLDVFRTMGPQIEQIVDVSISPPHDDLIYLSREEVKCLQLNAQAANVLFSALSEDVLDAVIFGDGKPFGDAHIIWTTLKEMYGNSKCKESNLSLEKPLEECSTSSTNNEPQVILSKGLFDHATSTSSSTYDLLDGNEIVGENNIFTCGTSTFFRSCETNILKEEEACDWWKPNDESTLPRSSTLYSTLHIGLMAKKEKKVASESESESDSDSDSGSDNDEINQQLARLSKKDKLIGKCNAQPSQDNHEDMVKKLEKGSTNACIKPYQKGYKSNNGKVKGILKEVQFVQNAVVQPAAQMAAVPHPKGGSAAPGQNRKVPKAIKVQHQSKKTLITCFKCKKEGHHVRDCPLKKEEKGVSKIQEKKKMAHVKFSNMGHNASMCSNKVDDQATLPKNKTRRSKRKCYGCHEKGHEIGSCPNKKSEGLSSSTKRFISKVTSKVQEEKARKNKNHLCYTCRGKGHLSKDCPMGNTSKLNLSIDLNMLRRPKNDTCARKVIGSPCASTQAIWVPKSLVTNHNGPNIVWVPNYA, from the exons ATGTCGACAAGTAAGGAGGTATCTCTAGAACTTTTACTtttagatggctcaaattatacaTCTTGGTCTGCTAGTATGCTTGATGTTTTTAGGACCATGGGTCCTCAAATAGAGCAGATTGTAGATGTAAGTATTTCACCTCCTCATGATGATTTGATCTACTTATCTAgagaggaagtgaaatgcttacaactcaatgctcaagctgctaatgtcttatttagtgctttgagtgaagatgtacttgatgcTGTCATATTTGGAGATGGTAAACCATTTGgtgatgctcatatcatttggaccacGCTCAAGGAAATGTATGGCAACTCCAAATGTAAAGAGAGCAACCTCTCATTGGAAAAACCACTTGAGgaatgctcaacttcatcgacaaataatgagcctcaagtgattctctcaaaaggcctatttgatcatgccacatccacttcctcgtcaacatatgacttattggatggtaatgaaatagttggtgagaacaatatttttacatgtggtacttctactttctttagatcttgtgagactaacattttgaaggaagaagaagcttgtgattggtggaagccaaatgatgaatccaccttaccaagaagctcaactctctatTCCACTTTACATATCggtctcatggcaaagaaagagaagaaagtggcaagtgagagtgagagtgagagtgacagTGACAGTGACAGTGGTAGTGATAATGATGAGATCAATCAACAACTTGCACgtctaagcaagaaagacaagttgata ggcaagtgcaatgctcaaccttctcaagataaccatgaagacatggtgaagaagcttgagaagggatcaacCAATGCATGCATCAAGCCTTATCAAAAGGGTTACAAGTCCAACAATGGCAAAGTGAAGGGGATACTTAAAGAAGTGCAATTTGTCCAGAATGCAGTAGTTCAGCCAGCTGCACAGAtggcggcagtgccacaccccaagggcggcagtgccgcacctggacAGAACAGAAAAGTTCCCAAGGCCATCAAGGTGCAACATCAATCAAagaagactctcatcacttgcttcaagtgcaagaaagAAGGTCACCATGTCAGAGATTGCCccttgaagaaagaagagaagggcgtgagcaagatccaagagaagaagaagatggctcatgtcaagttctccaacatgggacacaatgcttctatgtgttccaacaaggtcgatgatcaagccacacttccaaagaacaagacaagaagaagcaagaggaagtgttatggttGTCATGAGAAGGGACATGAAATTGGCTCATGTCCTAATAAGAAAAGTGAAGGCTTGTCATCATCAACAAAGAGGTTCATTAGCAAGGTAACAAGCAAAGTGCAAGAAGAGAAGGCTAGAAAGAACAAGAACCACCTATGCTACACTTGTAGAGGAAAGGGACATTTAAGTAAGGATTGTCCCATGGGTAACACTTCTAAGCTCAACTTGtcaattgatttaaatatgcttaggaggcccaaaaatgatacttgtgctagaaaggtgattggttcaccatgtgctagcacacaggccatttgggtgcctaagtctcttgtgactaaccataatggacccaacatagtttgggtaccaaattatgcttag